The Aedes aegypti strain LVP_AGWG chromosome 1, AaegL5.0 Primary Assembly, whole genome shotgun sequence sequence acaactatatggtatagttatgtttaacaaaatagtgtcaattcaactatatttttagttatctccaaattaaccttaaaatatagttaaattgaccggaaaaatgattacgaacactatattttgttctccgtgtaTCGAGGCGCAAAGCACCTACGGACTGACCTAATGctgttttcatttcattattataactagtgcaccagtatccgttCATTTTCCAACGCCTTTTCAAatcaacaataaataaatataaatatggtCAATCATATTTGTATTTGCTCAAGTTACCTCACTTTTTGTGCTGGGACAAGAAACTAGTGGACTGATGATCCCTTTTTTTGAGGAAACTTGCCAAAATTTTTTTAGCTTTGTCCACCATTGTTccaaagttatgacaattattacGATCTGGAGGCTGAATTAAAAGAAATCTGTCTTGGAGAGGTCTGAATCCATATTGCTGGGATTATTAAGGCAGCACCAGTGATTTACCATTTGTTAGGTGTTCAGTCAATGAGGACGAGGAATTCCTTGAACTGCGCCcctaaaattattaaattacatATAGCCAATGTATAAATCTGAATTTGAATACGAAGAAATGCTTCATCAAGTGAAAATTCCAGACAGTTGAATTAACAAACGcaactcaatgcctactaagaCTGAACTATAAAATCTGTAGGCATGAAATGTCAAAATCTAATCACCCTCtgttgttttatagctagcgtaaaaagctggatataagACATTGTATTATGCTATTCTGACAGATGtatcaaagacgaaataaagacctccatgttcctGGCAGTTGCCCTAAActttatggcacataaggtaataaagcaaaatctagaataccGTGAacagtgtactgcgatctgttaAACTTGGGTACCTTATGCAGTACCAAGTGACCAAATGCAgtctagaagtggtacccaatctgaacccgaCTACTTTGTCTCTATTCGTCCCTGGATATACCACGTGGTAAGCGTTTGTATGTAGTCAGCTTTTACGCTCGCTATAAAACAACGAGGGTTAATGCATAGCTGACATTTCTAGCCTACCGATTTTATAGCTGTATCTTAGTGGGCTGTTATCTAAGATTGTTTGttcaattgtaaaattttttcaTCCGTATTGTATTCATGGCCCAAAGTATCTTCagaatttcattttttcttcattcaaTAATAAGTAATTTGTATTTTTAGCTTTTCAATTCAAGTGGTGAAAGTACGACTCTAGCAAAACTCAGAGAAAAGGTAAAATGATAATGATTCGAAAACAGCTTGCCAATTATGTGTAGCTCCATGCATATCACGTGAATTCAGTTCTGTAGATAGTGTCGATTTGGTTCATGGAACTTTGCGAACTATTATAAAGGCAAATTCTGCATTTTATTCATTGATCACTGGCCAATAAAAATTGATGTTGCGTTCCCAATACAGTATACTTCCTCTTGCGCACTACTCCGACTTTTCAATCaacctaaatttcaatttcaaaaactttcacaTTCATGATAAACAGAACATTAACTTCAGGTTAAGTTTCCAAACAGGTCACTATTTTATCTCATCTATCCAATGAGTTAAAGTTTGACATTTCGGAGATGATGGCTTTGAAGCCGTAGGTCAAAGACACAAATTTTTCTATTCATATTTCAGGCATTTTCATATTCATATTTGATCACCTACGTCGCTTACATCCACATAGAATAATACAGATGAATCGAGTccttaataaatttaataatcTTATGTAGAAATTCTGCACAAATTCAAGTCGGTGTCATGTGAAAAACTTTTCAAGCCCAACAGTCAAATCCAGGTTTTGGCTAAATGCCAAGTCAACACATGATGAATCTCACAGCTCGTAATAAGCAGCACTTCCATCGCTGAAaaagaaatattattttaaaaactaataAGTTATTCGGTAAAAATGCATTCAACAAAGTCACTGTTGGAgaatgttttgaagattttgaacgttGCTGATATTTCCATGttctaatatatttttaaacttgTCACAGTTTGCTGGCctctgcattgttttgattttgtatgggattttgacgtttactggccttgctgtttacaaatttcgtgaaagagtgaaagagaggtgatgatttttgtgcagagccctataGTGTATCCGTCCTAGGTGTAGCCAAGAAACGTCATGtgggggtgattcaaaaatttATGGCAATCTCTCCTGAAAAGATGGAGAAgattaaggctggtttgctgtTGACAAGAATATCAATCGCCTATCCCTATGCATGGCAAATTTCTTCCCAGATATGGTCAAGAAAATCGCATTCCTTTGATCGCAGCCGAGAAAATATGTCATTTCAAaaggggctctctgtaggaaatttcttgacccattcagtcaaggattctcttcaattctcttgagcgaaacagcatacagATTTATTCATGGATATCTCCAAAAATTACGTTTCAAACTGCACAAAAcattcccaagtaacattggttGCTGAATAACAGTTTGTACAgctaaaatattgtttatatagcCTATTTTCCGCTgtataaactgttattcagctatcaACTTCTtttcgttcttcttctttctggcgtttcgtccccactggtacagagcctgcttctcagcttatgagcacttccacagttattaactgagagcttactatgccatgaccatttttgcatgcgtatatcgtgtggcaggtacgaagatactctatgccctgagaagacgagaaaatttccaacccgaaaagatcctcgaccggtgggattcgaacccacgaccctcagcttagtcttgctgaatagctgtgcgtttaccgctacggctgtctGGGCCCCAACTTCTTTTCGTATTCGGCCCAAAactcatttgaaattttaaacataGATGCCGACGATGAACTTCTGCCGAAGTTTATATCAATACTTGGACACAAATTTAACTAACAGTACCAGAATTTTGTCAGagctttttccaaaaattctgtTCAGAACTATGGGATAACCAGAGACGAATGGAAACATAGTAGTCGGGTTCAGAATGGGTACCAGTTCTGGTTCTGTATTTGACCCCTTGAGATAAAAGTTTGACAGAACGCAGTACACGGCATTCTCGATTTAGCTCGATTACCTTTTATGCCATAAAGCTTAGGGCAACTACAAGGAACATAAAATGTCTTACTGGATAAGTGCTCTGGAGTTCATCTCAGGCTTCCACACTTATTCTATTCTTTTTTGTGATCAtgcagcttcttcttctttttcttcttactGTCAAACGGATAAATCCTGATTCTATGCTAAGCATTCTCATGAGCACTCTCTAAGTACATAACTGATAGATAATTTTGCCCAatttgggttgtttagtgatgaaaaattcacgGTTTCTTGAAGCTTgttcgaaagagcacatttttctgagtgtaacacaattttattgcgctctaatatcttaattttgatatagtaaatgattaaagaagactcaatgacatttcaatagggttctaaaatgtttgatgaaatcttgtttttatttaataatacgaaagaacATGCTGCTGCaattactttagcatttttcccgctcaaataagcgatttataatatttaaattgtaatttaaaattgggtccataaatgaatctcgacacttttgatcatgtttgacgttcgcttagtcgacaaaaccaccacagttttaacactggggttgttcccatctgacatttcgaaagggacacggaaaacaaaataaactcaaaaatttgagtttaacccaaggggtgtgacaaaatctaaaataaatgtttttaagACTTTGAAAAAATTGAGTAGACATGTGttcttggcctaaacttaagcgtttggcactaaaattgggacaggactttaggaccctatttacataatgacagctctcCCCGAAGTAAAaattgccgaggggtgattcaaacgcgatttccatgctaagttcaaacgtgttttaaaagtAGTTCCAAGGcacgaaaaaatatgaaattttggattctggctcagtttttaacgAAGAATCAGAATATGTTAAACACAGGATACCCGTAAACAAGCCAATTCACCATTTcttgaatactttttcaaatcgacgtaagtaactttcatacggttttgagaatgTTAATCAAGAAGAATGACAACCTGTCCTCTAAAACTGTTGTAAAACGAAACCtccatttaacatttttttaccatgtacatcgcttaaattttgcatgcaatcagctcgcgttaaaacactAGGAAGTTTCTAtcgtttcccacaaaaattatatgacaaaatgataagccgtttcattcagttacttacaACGTtgttgtaccagtgtaaaatcgactcaagtagtgttttgttttgattcgcgGTTAAGTCATTTTGTCTCTCCATGCAACGGAGCTGTGAAAGTCaaggttaggttgcgaaagttgaaaatcctactaacgccgttttgtaaatccttAAATTAAACGATCTTAAAGGGAAAAAtcaagttggtttagagcggaacgtgtgaAATttcgtaggattgataaagtaagttggtttactgcaaggaacatggcggcatccacaaatcacgtaacgctctaggggctcaagcgttacgactcataccaaaatttgaaatttttcatacaaaaagcgttacggaggtaGAGGGAgggagtcaaaaatttcaaatttaagcgttacgtaataaatggacgctgcccaTGGAGGTATTTATTTCGCCTTTGATATTACTCTTATCGCCAACAGCCTTTTAATGGATAGCTTCATCACTTGTAAGGTGTTAATAACAAAGTAGGCACAGTAGATGACTCGGAAGCGCGAATCGGCTCATAGTCGTAGTGTTTCAACTTAACAATTCAACGAATATCATCGGTTTTGGGTAAGCTGTGAAATGGATTAATTAATTGATACCATAACAGTGGGACCGGAGGGCAACTGCCACACTCACAACCCTGGTAGCTTAATTCGATCTTTATTACAACGGCGATGAAGCGATGACAGTTCGACAAGGGGTTCGCGAGGATAAGAAAGTCTCtacgacgacgaagacgactACGACGGATGATAAATTAATCGCTTTCGTCGAGTTGGGAAGAGGGATATCGGCCCGGGAATCGACGGGGAAACGAATTAAAGGTGACAATATTTTCTTGACTTCGCGTCGTTGACTTCGATGTCCGTGCAAGGGAAGCGAGAGGAAGAGCGGCGAGAGAGCGATCGCGCGCACAGGGCGAATCGTACTCACAAAAGGCAGCGATGCAATAAAAACGGCTTGCTGTGACAGGGTGATTAATGAAAGTTTTGAGAGATCCCTTTTGAAGCCGGGACGACCGAACGGTGCATTTGTATGGCAACAAGAAAACcgattaaaattttcaacttcttcgTTTTCATAGCAGTTATCGTTGTCGCCGTTTGCCATTTTTACGACAAATTCAGGTTGATCGCAACGCGGTCCGAAAGATTAATTAAAAAGTTATGATTACAGCAAAACTGCCATCCAGCCGAGGGTGACAAATCAGCGAAAAGAAGCTGTTAACGAGTTTCCTTTTTATTCCGCGATTCAAGGGACGGAGAGGCATCTTAATTTGGACGAAGAATTTCCTTTTTCGATGCGAAAGCTTTCTTTTGTTACAAAAGAAGACGCTCAAGtaccttttttttttgacaattttccctctagggaaattaaaaaaagaaccGGTAATTGACACCATCTGCAAAAACAGCTCGACGGGGGGTGCGACAATGGATTGTCGTTCTCCCCCGCTGATTTTCGCCTCTCGCTTCGTGTCGTCGGGTGGCGTCGGCGTGAACGAGCGAGGGCGggaacaaacaaattttatttattactcTACCAGTCAGTCGTCGCAGTCCGGGGGAAACCGAGACCCGTTCCATGTTTATAGGTTATGGCTTTCCGTTGTTCGGAAACCGATGAACTGGAAACGTGCCCAATGAGCATGGGGGCGCCGTCGCACGTACAAATAGGTATACAGAGAAGCGAGACAGCAGGGATAATGATGTTCGAAGGCGGGAGCGAGAGGCATCGGGTTTTTAAATGGCACATAAACTCAACACGAGCACGAATCGCGGCGACACCGCGAGCTGGTCGGAAATTGAAAATGGCTGCTGAGGTTGGGAATTGTCTCTATTGATTGGGCACCAAACGGAGCAGCATGCAACTAACGACGACGGCTATACAAAACGATTTAACGGTCAATCATGGCGATCGATCGTAGGCGAACGAGCAACGACTCACGATTGACCCCTCGGTGTAACCCGAACGAAGTAGGCTGCAGCCGATCTAGTCGAACGGGGTTTCGATTGCAAAGCATTTTGCAGTGCATTGAATAGTACAAATTACCTCGCACAGTCTTAATCTTCATAATCTCGCGTTGCTACAACAACTTTGTTGAGTAGAGTTTTCGTAGGAGTAGCAACGCAAGCATGATTGAGTGTATTGCACGCGTGAGCGAGAACGAGCGTCATTTGCATCGGAATAATATCATTACACACTCGTTGATCCAAGCAGGCCGAGTGCGAGCGAAGAGCATCAATTGCTGACAGCAGTTTGTCGAAAACGGAGAGTGCGGAACAAAAAACAGGAGGGAAAAAACGTGCACCGGGCAGACATAACCTGAAAACATTGAATAATGAGTaatgaatatttcaattattcatGGATTGTTATGAGCGAGTGAGTGGTGAGTTTGGGGGTGAGACGCGGTGGTGATTATATGCATCGCCAACCCTAGCGTGAGGGGCAAGCAACTCACCACGGGGGAATTTTCGTTTTCAGATCTCTACAAAACTCATTTACGTGCGAGTTGTAGGTTCGTGCATCATTGTTGTATTCTAAATGGCGAACAACACCGGCGGCAGGTAATTGCTCCGATGCGATGGTTCAGCAGGCCAATTAACCGAGCGCGCGAGGATGCACTTTTGGTTGCAGTTGCATGACCGACCAAACGCCAAAGCAAAGTGAGAGCCATCAACAACGTTCTCTGATGACTGTCAGGGAGGCCGTTTAGGTTCTGCCTTCGCACACTCACACTGAGATCGGGTGAGAGTCGCGAATTGGGTACTCATCACAAGAGGAGGGAAGCGTGACTTTGGGATCATTTTGCTTTGCTTTGTTCTGAAACGATTTGGGGAACGAAGTAGGCGATGTGGGAGAGAGGTGTGGTAAATTGTTACCATTTGCTTGAACAAAAATGGATTCGCATGCAATTTGCGGATAAACGTTGCATATATTCTCTTCTCAGATTTATCTTCTTTAGATGCGAATatctacacacttaatttagaatgccgaatctcttCTAATTTTAATCGAGATTCGCATAGCTGATTAGTCGGCGAACAAATTTACTGGGATCTCAGGAAATAAAAGCCTGTATctgtaaatcgtgcttcgttagtttttcatgaaatttgttaaCAACAAGAACAGTAAgcgtcaaaatcccatgcaaaatcagCCCTTTATCATCATTCTGTCAAGTTAACGAAACTGACAAACTCGAACCGTTTAGTACTTGCACATCTCGAGGCGCGTTTAGTGCTTTCACTTGCAACGCATCAATTCAGCCTACTAGATCTCCCGCTTCCCACCTCTTATCGAAACCGCTCACTTCGCATGCATCTGTTGCTGCCGTTAACTATTTGTCAATCATCAATCGCATCGCAAATCGCGTACACACTAAACAAGCCATTTATCCGACAACAACCGCAGCGCAAGCCCCCCGTTTCTTGCCGCGCAGCACCGCTTTGCGGCGCGACAGCAATTCAAACAACAGCAGTAACAATTAAGCTGAAAATGGTTCTGAAATAATTATCCCGCCCCTCCGCCCTCGGCGCGTCGCCTTTTTCGGTGAGGCGGGGAGCGGGGCGCGCGAAGCTATTCACACCCGAGTGAACTCCGAAAGCAAGTTCCATGTTCTCAGCTGGGTCTAGAACACAGAACGGAGTGCAGTTTTGCTAGCTAGTGAGAGAAACACGCACGGCACCTCCGCCGTCGCCGCCGCCACCGCTAGGGGCGCTGACTGCACTGAAATGCATCCAACCGTGAGCATCGCCCGACCAGGGCCGGTGTTTCTGTGTGCGGTAAATGTTATAAGTTATGAACCTGTGCATAGTAAATGAGTGAAACATGCATATGCCATTTAAATGCTCGTTATCAGCGGATATAGATCGCCGCTCCTCGCACACTTGCAACAGGAACATGTCCGCAGGAGAaatgcgaaaaaatgttaattggGTCGTTTATTTAAATGGGCGGGAGGGGGCGGAAGCCCTGCGGGGTCGGATTAATTTAGTCGTAATTCACCGAACGAAAGGAGCGAAGTAATTAAACGGGTGTTCTCTCTTTCTCTTCTGTTGCAGAACCAAATGGAAGCGACAAACGGCCGTGGGACTGGAGCTGCTAGCGGAAGCCGGGAATTACGCTGCTTTTCAGCGGCTTTACGGTGGGCCCCCGTACCTGGGAGGGTGGCCATATCCGGCTCAGGCCGGTCCTCCAGGGGCTCCTCAGAGTGCGGTGGACGCGTACTATCGGCATGCGGCAGCGGCGGCTGCCCTTCAGAAACCTCTTCCGTACcgaatctatccgggcgttccGGGCTTGGGCACGCTGAACACCATTCCCGGTCCAAGCGCGCCCTTCCCGCACCTCTCGGCCTCCACGTCGCTGTCCACGCTGAGCAGCTACTACCAGGCGAGCAGTCAACAGGCGGCGGCAGCGGCTGCAGCAGCAGCGGTTGCTTCTCAGAACACTCCCGGAAGCCCTGGGGTCGGCGCCGGTAGCAACGGAAGCGCCGGCAATCCCAACAACGGTGGCGGCAACGGCAACAACATCCACGGCAGCACCAGTAGTCTAAGTAGTCAACCCCGGCGGTCGCCAAGTCCGACGTTGAACCCCGGAAGCCCACCGGGACGGTCCGAGAGCAACCCGCCCAGCGACGACGAGGACGAAAACATACAGGTCTGAGAACCCTGAGGTGTGATACCGAAGAAGACGAGGAACACTCATATACGTATATATAGGATATTATCTGTGTAAGGAAGGAAATagtgattattatttttaatagcATTTATTTAAAGcagatattattttttaaacgaGGGTTAACTAGCGAAAACGAAGGGGCGTCGGATGGCCTTCGGGTGGTGACGTTTGCAAGCACAAACGAGTGGTATCTGAGATGCCCGAActgtcaaaatctttagcccaGTTAGCTTCTCGACCCGCCCGAACAAACGTCACCGTCCGTCGGCAGTTCTCGCGTTCCGCTTCACTGAGCGCGTGTTGGTGAGTGTAAATATATCAAAGCAAGCCGTTAGAAGGAATCGTGTAACAAtagcaacagcaacagcagccgAAGCAAAGCCTACTTAAATAGTTATTCTGTTTTTTGATTTTCTCCCCGAAAATCGCCAACCTTCGTTGTCGGTCGTCGTTGTCGGAATCGATTAGTTTGTTGTTGAAACAATGTGTAGATAATGGTCTTGTAAAGTGTGGATCATCAAAACCCAGTGAAACGCGGTTTAGTCGGCAACGATGGCGCAGCAACGGTGGCGCAGTGATGAGAACGGAAAGTTTATTAACTGTAGCCTTTAATTTATGATCATTAGCGCGTTCGAAAGAgtaattatttaattattttataagtGTAAAATTCCTGTGTAAAATTTGTGCCCCTCTCCCCAGAAAAATAGTTTCATTGTTTACTTTCAATTTGACAGTTGTAAAATTTGTTTATACGCTTCAACATGGTTGCTCAATCCCGTGCATCGCTGAATTCGGGAGAAAAGCCTAATCCAATTAACAAGCGAAATCGCAGAACAGAACCCGCTAGCAACAGATTTGCCAAATTCACTCGGAAACACAGACACACAAACACACATTTGTACAGGTGAACCAGTATTAAAGGAACGCGTCGGTGCGGAACTCCATCCTAGGTTTTACACTCGACTAAAAACTAACGAAGAAATTCGACGTGATTTTAACCTCCGAAAGTAAAAAGGCTCAGCGCGCGCGGGGACAAATGGCTTTGGACAACGGATAGTTAGTTATTGAAAGTTTGTACATATACTGATCTATATATACAtataaatatgaaaatattCCGTCTAACTGTAAGCTGATCGAAGGAGACTGCTCTCCCTCCCTCTTTGTCACACGCATACACTGAAACAAAACAGAAACTCAAACAAAACACAGACATTCTCCGCTAGTAGGAACACCAGGAACATTccaaaactttgaaaaagtATTTAAGGTGAACAATTTTACGCATCAAGACGTAATGATTGTGCGGAGCTCACGTGCGACACGGGAGCAACGGGCGATTGATTATCGTAAGGGAAATTCTTGTGTTATACATATGAAAAACTGTCATCGGCAACAACTGACGATGATGGACGAATGGAGCATTACCGGCtaataaatatgaaaattttattgaaaatcaagCATTTTGTTACTTTTGATACAATTACTGGATTTGAAAGAATGCCTTGTCACTTGTCATCTAGTTTGCAACGCGTCACCATGGCGAA is a genomic window containing:
- the LOC5570655 gene encoding homeobox protein B-H1 isoform X2, which translates into the protein MNVLASGGFDGGDGGDQSGVNWLRKIVAPLTSSPSLPSPSLPTSMMSQYHNSRSGNSIEVGQGMDHRRLGGKDEDGNSIKNGLGLGGSSGLSKKQRKARTAFTDHQLQTLEKSFERQKYLSVQDRMELANKLGLSDTQVKTWYQNRRTKWKRQTAVGLELLAEAGNYAAFQRLYGGPPYLGGWPYPAQAGPPGAPQSAVDAYYRHAAAAAALQKPLPYRIYPGVPGLGTLNTIPGPSAPFPHLSASTSLSTLSSYYQASSQQAAAAAAAAAVASQNTPGSPGVGAGSNGSAGNPNNGGGNGNNIHGSTSSLSSQPRRSPSPTLNPGSPPGRSESNPPSDDEDENIQV